A single genomic interval of Symphalangus syndactylus isolate Jambi chromosome 18, NHGRI_mSymSyn1-v2.1_pri, whole genome shotgun sequence harbors:
- the PCARE gene encoding photoreceptor cilium actin regulator: MGCTPSHSDIVNSVAKSGIQFLKKPKAIRPGCQGGSERGSIPLLVKNSTCYDAGEGLAEEQPSSRRNQTTAKGFCQLMGDPASGKSKDMEGLIPGTKTSSSQLNKSQSHMAKDIPFKTQGSHGSQGADFSGDESEESSTQDTSKWKRTPKCHTSSTQSHCYQTIHPAHESEGKVDFPEPLVKAHQHAYAYLHSSLSKYEAILCIIHQATQTRELLQPMVSFLLLCFEEISQLLGEISKDGEVLLQEVRGDLAWPLKKREPQEQPDLLQQLLQYTVSKLQVLNGTVASLTGSFLEGSSSYLHSTATHLENKLSAKRNVDERLLRALGQLESLASGCGDPGVQGLPLCSEDSGIGADNESVQSVDKLGKQTSWDLAPEPEEWKSVTSPHTEARQSGHTWQQSPFCMESDRPQDCLLSGAPMAKVQPRAQDEARSPYLSSTSPENITSPPLKLGTSTPCDSFGIGVSVEPHLSKTSRLMDASSLSDSEDSSPEEEDKMSSTSLCAWQEKAPHSRPRSSPADRESPFQARTQAQEMILKMKEAISERIKFVPVPCGHQDWSEEEEGRTVVPPRPSTVSGSRRAPERQRRSQSESCLQSQVEDATLQELRRVQRDLSQKLEAFYALGAKGQGQSQEQILQPRAAAVWPNGTCRVSPSNTTSRLKASLTKNFSILPSQDKSILQKCNPHPEDEQGKAEKLPNAIPSGEVSEAAKATDWNVRGCPTRTSVKKLIETFSPTESLRTLGDSKDSGASPCLRNCIMPPRFPMYRGLAPLYPKPQISPASGRESLKMGIGWKPLAPIFPPLTKAEAAKREELSCEMEGNLEHLPPPPLEVLMDKSFTSLESPESSKSTESSPKETQDPGPGEAGPTRRTWASPKLRASMSPLDLLPSKSTASPTKPHSTGPGSGRSSCQPRKPALDLSRPPATSQSPEVKGGAWSQGEKATSLYRQPRKAIAWHHSGPPSGQNRTSESSLARPRQSRERSPPVGRKASPTRIHWVPQADKRRRSLPSSYRPAQPSPSAVQTPPSPPLSPGAPSPPVSPRVLSPPTTKRRTSPPHQPKLPSPPPESAPTQCKVPSPPTQHPEVTPPSSTPSPSPPMSPSQGHKETRDSEDSQAVIAKVSGNTHSIFCPATSSLFEAKLPLSTAHSLTPPSLPPEAGGPLRNAAGCWRSSSGPWLRADSQRRAALCALNPLPFLRRTASDRQPGGRPQPPALDPTSTSCESQLGQSSSSEESPKKDTEPGSSPCSPELQGGTRRASPPEFCVLGHGLQPEPRTGHIQDKSQPEAQPQQEEVS; the protein is encoded by the exons ATGGGGTGTACACCTTCACACAGTGACATTGTAAACAGCGTTGCAAAGAGTGGCATTCAGTTCTTGAAAAAGCCCAAAGCAATTCGGCCAGGATGTCAGGGCGGAAGTGAAAGGGGTTCCATCCCTTTGCTGGTTAAAAACTCCACCTGCTATGACGCTGGGGAGGGCCTGGCAGAGGAGCAGCCAAGTTCCAGGAGGAACCAAACCACAGCTAAAGGTTTTTGTCAGCTCATGGGAGATCCTGCTTCAGGCAAAAGCAAAGATATGGAAGGACTGATCCCAGGAACCAAAACCTCTTCATCCCAGCTGAACAAATCACAAAGCCACATGGCTAAGGATATTCCGTTCAAGACACAGGGTTCCCATGGATCACAAGGGGCAGACTTTTCTGGAGATGAGAGTGAGGAAAGTAGTACCCAAGATACTTCCAAATGGAAAAGGACACCAAAATGTCACACGTCAAGCACACAGAGCCACTGCTACCAAACCATCCACCCTGCTCATGAGTCTGAAGGCAAAGTGGACTTCCCGGAGCCTCTGGTAAAGGCCCACCAGCACGCTTATGCCTATCTACACTCCAGCCTCTCCAAATATGAAGCAATTCTGTGCATCATCCATCAGGCCACCCAGACCCGGGAGCTGCTGCAGCCCATGGTCAGCTTCCTGCTGCTGTGCTTTGAGGAGATCAGCCAGCTGCTGGGGGAGATCTCCAAGGATGGAGAAGTGCTCCTGCAGGAAGTCAGGGGGGATCTGGCTTGGCCTTTGAAGAAAAGAGAGCCCCAGGAGCAGCCAGATCTCCTGCAACAGCTGCTGCAGTACACAGTCAGCAAGCTGCAGGTGCTCAATGGCACGGTGGCCTCGCTCACCGGCAGCTTCCTGGAGGGCTCCAGCAGCtacctccactccactgcaaccCACTTGGAAAATAAGCtgagtgcaaaaaggaatgtggATGAACGCCTCCTGAGGGCTCTGGGGCAGCTAGAGAGCCTGGCGAGTGGCTGTGGTGACCCTGGGGTGCAGGGTCTCCCCTTGTGCTCTGAGGACAGTGGCATTGGTGCTGACAATGAGTCCGTGCAGTCAGTGGACAAGCTGGGCAAGCAAACCAGCTGGGACCTTGCACCAGAGCCCGAAGAATGGAAGTCGGTGACTTCACCCCACACAGAGGCCAGGCAGTCAGGACACACCTGGCAGCAAAGTCCATTCTGTATGGAGTCAGACAGACCCCAGGACTGCCTGCTCTCAGGGGCTCCTATGGCAAAGGTTCAGCCACGAGCACAAGATGAAGCAAGGAGCCCATACCTCTCCAGTACAAGCCCAGAAAATATCACCTCCCCACCTTTGAAGCTGGGGACAAGCACCCCATGTGATTCCTTTGGGATTGGGGTCTCTGTGGAACCACACCTTTCCAAAACCTCCAGGCTGATGGACGCTTCATCTCTCAGTGACAGTGAGGACAGCAGCCCAGAGGAGGAAGACAAAATGAGCAGCACGAGTCTGTGCGCCTGGCAAGAAAAAGCTCCACATTCAAGGCCACGATCTTCACCTGCTGACCGGGAAAGCCCATTTCAGGCCCGCACCCAGGCCCAGGAAATGATTCTGAAGATGAAGGAGGCAATCAGCGAAAGGATCAAGTTTGTCCCTGTGCCCTGTGGGCACCAGGACTggtctgaggaggaggaggggaggacagTGGTCCCCCCGAGACCCAGCACGGTGAGTGGCAGCAGGAGGGCCCCTGAGAGGCAGAGAAGATCCCAGTCAGAGTCGTGTCTCCAGAGTCAGGTGGAGGACGCCACCTTGCAGGAGCTGCGAAGGGTCCAGAGGGACCTCAGTCAGAAGCTGGAGGCATTTTATGCCCTGGGTGCCAAAGGgcaggggcagagccaggagcAGATTCTGCAGCCCAGAGCAGCAGCCGTGTGGCCCAATGGCACCTGCAGGGTCAGTCCAAGCAACACCACCAGCAGGCTCAAGGCATCCCTCACCAAGAACTTCAGTATTTTGCCTAGTCAGGACAAGAGCATCTTGCAGAAATGCAATCCCCATCCTGAGGACGAACAAGGCAAAGCTGAGAAGCTTCCAAATGCCATCCCATCAGGAGAGGTCAGTGAGGCTGCCAAGGCCACAGACTGGAATGTCAGGGGCTGTCCCACCAGAACATCCGTCAAGAAGCTTATTGAAACTTTCAGTCCCACGGAGAGTCTGAGGACGCTGGGGGACTCTAAGGACTCAGGGGCAAGTCCCTGCCTCAGGAATTGCATCATGCCCCCCAGATTTCCCATGTACAGGGGGCTAGCCCCTTTGTATCCGAAGCCCCAGATTTCTCCAGCATCAGGCAGAGAATCTCTCAAAATGGGCATAGGCTGGAAGCCCTTAGCACCTATCTTTCCCCCTCTGACTAAAGCAGAAGCAGCCAAGAGAGAGGAGCTCAGCTGTGAAATGGAGGGGAACCTCGAGCACCTCCCTCCACCGCCCCTGGAAGTTCTGATGGACAAATCATTCACTTCTCTGGAGTCCCCAGAAAGCAGCAAGTCCACAGAGAGCTCCCCCAAGGAAACCCAGGATCCAGGGCCGGGAGAGGCTGGCCCCACCAGGAGAACATGGGCTTCCCCAAAGCTGAGGGCCTCTATGAGCCCCCTGGACTTGCTGCCCAGCAAGAGCACTGCCAGCCCGACCAAGCCTCACAGCACAGGGCCAGGGAGTGGCAGGAGCAGCTGCCAGCCCAGGAAGCCAGCCCTCGACCTGAGCCGCCCACCAGCCACCAGCCAAAGCCCCGAGGTGAAGGGTGGGGCTTGGAGTCAGGGAGAGAAGGCCACCAGCCTCTACAGGCAGCCCCGGAAGGCCATCGCCTGGCACCACTCCGGCCCTCCATCTGGGCAAAACAGGACCTCagagtccagcctggccagacCGAGGCAGAGCCGAGAGAGAAGCCCCCCTGTGGGCAGAAAGGCCTCTCCCACAAGGATACACTGGGTGCCTCAAGCAGACAAGAGGCGCCGGAGCCTGCCCTCCTCTTACAGACCTGCCCAGCCAAGCCCCTCTGCTGTGCAGACGCCCCCCAGCCCACCACTCAGCCCTGGAGCTCCCAGCCCACCTGTGAGCCCCAGGGTGCTAAGCCCACCCACCACAAAGCGGCGAACTTCCCCACCGCACCAGCCTAAGTTGCCCAGCCCTCCCCCCGAGAGTGCACCCACTCAGTGCAAGGTCCCCAGCCCTCCGACCCAGCACCCAGAAGTAACCCCCCCTTCCTCGACTCCCTCCCCATCACCCCCAATGTCCCCTTCTCAGGGGCACAAGGAAACAAGAGACTCTGAAGACAGCCAAGCAGTCATAGCCAAAGTGTCTGGAAACACACATTCCATATTCTGCCCAGCTACCTCCTCTCTGTTTGAAGCTAAACTGCCACTCTCAACAGCCCACTCACTGACCCCACCATCGCTGCCGCCAGAGGCTGGGGGCCCTCTCAGGAACGCAGCAGGATGCTGGAGGAGCAGCTCAGGGCCTTGGCTGAGAGCAGACTCACAGCGGAGAGCAGCTCTGTGTGCCCTCAACCCTCTGCCTTTCCTCAGGAGGACAGCTTCTGACCGCCAGCCGGGTGGCCGACCGCAGCCTCCCGCCTTGGACCCCACCAGCACCTCTTGTGAATCCCAGCTCGGCCAAAGCAG CAGCAGCGAGGAGAGCCCTAAGAAGGACACAGAGCCGGGGAGCAGCCCCTGCTCCCCTGAACTGCAGGGCGGCACCAGGCGTGCATCTCCCCCAGAGTTCTGTGTGCTGGGCCACGGGCTGCAACCGGAGCCTCGTACCGGCCACATCCAGGACAAATCCCAGCCAGAGGCACAGCCCCAGCAAGAGGAGGTGTCCTGA